The DNA segment agtgagtctaaagactcaataAGTGAAACCATACATATcattaacataattaaaatcaaaatacttTAAACTTGAATAACTTGAACTTAAACATAATGTAATAACACATAACATTACTTCTTTGATCTTTGACAAAATATATGTAATTGTGGTATCCTTGTCTTATGAGCCATTGGGTTCCCATGATCATGGTCTTTGTACAACGTCATTCTTTGGATGCTCCGATCTGCGCATGCATGCAACGTTCCAATCagccaagatcggaagctccgatctgcacttcggacgttccgaactccTGCATACAACTATGTGTTCAAGCTTCAATGCCACGTACGGGATACCACatatcgaaagctccgatcgttcCATAGCGTCCGATCTTGCTTTGTTTGTTCCGAtatgttcggaccttccgaacctagttcggatcttccgaacttgtCCAGGCccaattaagcccattaaccattTTTCGGGCATTTTGGACCTGATTTTTTGATCCGTTTGATCATATAAAAATCCCTTAATtatgatttattaaatttaaatattatcaaattaatcttataaaatagGACCGGGTTACTATAGACATCTTCCCATTTCAACGTGGGAATTGGTAATGGTTTCAGAAGCCCAGCTGGCCTCTGATGCTCAGCTTTCACTTTTTGGCATGTCAGACACTCGTTCACAAATTTAATGATATCCTTCTTCATACCTGACCACCAAAATAATTATTGCAAATCTTAAAACATTTTCGTAGTAGTGACCcgtaccgtgatcacctactaatcaagaacttacgcatgcatttaacttaattaaaaagtAATAAGAAAATAACAGCGGAAtcaaaataacataatacaatcccaaggaaagaaatctataaaaatacttagttatacaaccaaattgaatcaactgtatcaacccaaatacaTTAACACTGAATGCTTAGACAAATAACTCCGCTGGCAACCTGTAGCCTAAGCCCttctggaaccacccgcctcatccaaccgcaaacctgccccatggaatagggtgtccagaaacaagtgtacgaggacgtgagcataaaacacttagtatgagagtatgagcatacaatattatatgtgcatgtatgcaagtgtactagataccaagacactcaggtcaagaaacaagttCAAAGACCGGGCCCAAGATATATAGCACGCTACATCGTCGTATCAAGAGGTGGATCCTATACTAAGtgaataatggtgacctgatactagtacaagtgtccaaccatgaCGGTGatctgacacaagacttacgtatccaaccatccactactcgtagggtgagcgccctattactacaggatatctcaaagatacatgatcaatatgctcatgtatgcaacatacaatcatgaaaagtatatgcagataaaatcatgtcatatgaccaaataaaccatgcaaacacataatacatgcatactcagtctggatatctcaaacagtactttcatacctcaaATCTACAGGcaagctacaccagctctatgtccaagcctatagtccgctctacaatgcaaaatactcatgcatcataatcttattctaaaagccatAACTAAGCTATAACATACTCCTTATTTACTTTAAGGATCCAGAGCTATACATTTGTccttcgtcagcccgctgatgacgattgccccagaacttgggcaccactccacTGCAACTCCGGAGCACCTTGCCAACTcctggaccaagcctaggaaggctggaaatcaCCCCAAATCGCCTAGAATCACTAAAAACCGAGAGATAGAGAGGAGTTATTTTGGTGTGAAAAAATGTGATcctcggaacccctatttataggcggataTCGGACGCTTTGATCGGGGGTTTGGACGCTCTGATATCTGCATGCATACCATGTCACTGCATGCACAGTTCGGACGCTCTGATCCTTACTTCGGAGGCTTCGAACTGTTGCATTTCTGATCAGTCTTGACACCTCACCAGATGCATGACCTAactgagatcggacgctccgatcgcattgtagcctccgatccttgatctGTGCCTCCGAAGGGTACGAACCCTCCGAACTTAGGTTCGGGCCTTCCGAACTTCTCTtgaccaaaaattcataattcgTCCATTTAATTACAAATTAAGCCTCTAATCCATGCTTAATCATTTTAATCTTTATAAAATAGAACCGAGCTACTATATTCTTACTCTCTGGATGAATGAAATACGGTGCAGTATGCACTTCTTTCATCACATCAATTCTCAGTGACTCCATTGTTGGCACCCATATTTTGTCTTTATGATGTACAATCCCATCTTTGGTTGTATACAATgaaccacccttggcctcatctttTTGATTCCATGTTACCAACTCTTGGTCTAAGGCTTGGCCTGCTTGAATTCTATCAGGCAAACTCGGTACCACTGTTAAAGATGATAAGATACAAACTTCTCCTAGTTCGACCACGTCCAACTTCAGtctctcaaaatctgcaatcaACTCTCGTTGAGTTGTCAATTGATTCAAGGTTACGGACTTGCGGCTCAAAGCATCAGCTACTAAATTAGCCTTACCCGAATAGTAGTAAATGTCGCAGTCATAGTATTTCACCAATTCCAACCATCGcctttgcctcatattcaactccttctaagTGAAGAAATACTTTAagctcttatggtcagtgaagatctgACACTTCTCTCCAtatagataatgtctccaaatatTTAAATCAAAGACAACTGCTGCCAACTCAGGATCGTGAGTCGAGTAGTTTCTCTTATGAACTTTCAGCTGTCGAGATGCATAAGCAATAAGTTTGTCATCTTGCATCAAAACAACCCCCAAACCATTcttggaagcatcagtgtatacaaCAACATGACCGGTACCCTCTAGGATCATTAGCACTAGCGCCGTCATTAGTATGTTCTTCAGTTCAACAAAACCCTTCTCACATTGATCCGAAAATTCGAACTTTACACCTTTTCTGGTCAATGTTGTTAGTGGTAGAGATATCTTGGAGAAATCATTGATGAACCTccgatagtaacccgctaaacccaagaagctccGAATCTCTGCATCATTCTTAGGAGCAACCCAATTCTAAATTGCTTCAATCTTAGCTAGATCAACTTCAATATCTCTAGCTGAAATCAAGTGACCCAAAAATGCAATTTGTTCCAACCAAAAGTTGCACTTGCTGAAATTTGCAAATAATTGATTATCCTTCAAAGTTTTAATACTGTAGTCAGATGTTGACGATGCTCATCCCAACTACgagagtagatcaatatgtcatctatgaagaATATGACAAATTGGTCTAACAAGGGTTGAAACACTctattcatcaaatccatgaatagtGCTGGTGGATTGGTAActccaaatggcataaccagatACTCATAATGTTTGTATCATGTTCTAAACGTCATTTTCTGAACATCATCTTTTTTTACCTTTAATTGATGGCATgctgatctcaaatcaatcttggagaacaccaCTGCTCCTtgtaattgatcaaacaaatcgTCTATCAttggcagtggatacttgttcttcacagtaactcggttcagctctctatagtcgatgcacaatctcattgatccATCCTTCTTTCGCTCAAGTAATACCGGTGCGCCCCAAGGTGACACACTCGGTCTCATAAATCCCTTGTCTAGAAATTCTtataactgattcttcagatctTTCATTTCAGTTAGTGCTAACTTATATGGTGCCTTAGAAACTGGCATGCTACCATGTACCAACTCTATTCCAAACTCAAATTCTCTAGCTGGAGATAATCCCATAATTTCATTAGGAAAAACCTCTGGAAAATTTCTTACTACTTCGACTTCTTCAAGTTTCGGTCGAGGTAACTCTTGATAACTTGTGATGCTCGCTAAGAAACTTGCACATCCTTTGGTCATCAACCGCTAATATTTTCCTGTTGTTATGACATGGGGTAAACACTACATAGGTGCATCATAAAACACAATCGTTTCTCCACTTTGAGTTTTTAAAGAAATTGTCCGCTGTTTGCATTTTATTGTAGCCTCATGCTGAGACAACCAATCCATCTCAAATATTATATCAAAGTCGGTCATACCCAACACAACAAAACCTGCACACAACTCATGATTTTGTATCTGAATCTTACAATTCCTCAACATGACATTACTGTGCAATTTCATCTCCTAAAGGCAAGGAAATTCTATACCACAAAATCGAACCTCTGGCACTACACCTAACTTAGCAACAAATACCATAGATATGAAAGAATGTGTAGCACCCGAATCAAACAAGACACGAGCGGGAAATCCAGAAACAGTAACCATACATGTGGTAACAATAGCGGAGTGATAAGTGTGTTTTATATGCATAATTTTGTGATgtttcattattgttttgcatgcattcatgtgttattgttgttgtttttaattAGTCTAAGTATATTTCATGCATTTATTTGCATAATGTCTCTCCTGGTTTATTTTATAGGGAATTTCAAGAAAGTTGAAGATCTGGACAAATTTTTGCCCGCTCAAGCGCATGTTatgtccgctcgagcgaggccgaGTGCAAAGGAAAATTCCAGATTTGTTCTCGCTCGAGCACGTGATatgtccgatcgagcgaggtagaAAGGGCAGAAAATTCAGAAgtgttctcgctcgagcgagagtttactccgctcgagcgagaattacgcgcagagttttttattttggaaagTCTTGCTCGGATTGGACATTATCTTTTGGGGATTTTTGCGCACTTAAATATCCTTTTTTCCATCATATTGAGGGTTAAGAGGAGATTGAGGAGGCAAGAGGCGGCTCGTTCATCATCTACCATtatgttcttcttcttttcttttatttttgatttttagttgatgatttggattgaaaactattattttgtatTATGTTAGACCTTGAGTAGTtctttcttttcgatcaaggccacatgATTGGGCGgaaaaaatttatgtagaaagcttgaatgtttatttgggattttttagatttggttttattttattgattgttagatttatatttgtcttgcgaATATCCTGATTAACTATTTGCTT comes from the Henckelia pumila isolate YLH828 chromosome 1, ASM3356847v2, whole genome shotgun sequence genome and includes:
- the LOC140863554 gene encoding uncharacterized protein; the protein is MRQRRWLELVKYYDCDIYYYSGKANLVADALSRKSVTLNQLTTQRELIADFERLKLDVVELGEVCILSSLTVVPSLPDRIQAGQALDQELVTWNQKDEAKGGSLYTTKDGIVHHKDKIWVPTMESLRIDVMKEVHTAPYFIHPESKNIVARFYFIKIKMIKHGLEA